A single genomic interval of Arthrobacter methylotrophus harbors:
- a CDS encoding YigZ family protein, which yields MAEQEDSRATAYTTLALGVDFRHEIEIKRSRFITVLRRASDEAAARALVAELRKEFHDARHHCSAFVLGPDRVIQRSNDDGEPSGTAGIPMLEALLKRETLPGVADLSDASAVVVRYFGGILLGAGGLVRAYSESVSAALDSAPLVRRRRLRICEIAVPHQAAGRLENDLRSAGFVMAETSYEPAETILRLALPDDPQVIADAGERLASMTGGTAGLRLQGTEWVDVPG from the coding sequence GTGGCAGAACAGGAAGACAGCAGGGCGACCGCGTACACGACCTTGGCGCTCGGAGTCGATTTCCGCCACGAAATTGAGATCAAGCGTTCGCGCTTCATCACCGTGCTGCGCCGTGCCTCCGACGAGGCCGCCGCGCGCGCCCTCGTGGCAGAGTTGCGCAAGGAATTCCATGATGCCCGGCACCACTGCTCCGCTTTCGTGCTCGGTCCGGACCGCGTCATCCAGCGCTCCAACGACGACGGCGAGCCTTCCGGAACGGCGGGGATCCCCATGCTCGAAGCACTCCTCAAACGCGAGACCCTGCCCGGGGTGGCTGATCTCAGCGACGCGAGTGCCGTCGTCGTGCGCTATTTCGGCGGGATCCTCCTGGGCGCCGGCGGACTGGTCCGCGCGTACTCCGAGTCGGTCTCGGCGGCGTTGGACTCCGCTCCCCTCGTTAGACGGCGGCGCCTGCGGATCTGCGAGATCGCCGTGCCCCACCAAGCTGCCGGAAGGCTGGAGAACGATCTGCGCTCAGCTGGCTTCGTCATGGCTGAAACCAGCTACGAGCCCGCGGAGACGATCCTCCGCCTGGCACTGCCCGATGATCCACAAGTAATCGCCGACGCCGGTGAGCGGCTCGCGTCCATGACCGGAGGCACCGCCGGACTCCGGTTGCAAGGAACGGAATGGGTAGACGTCCCCGGCTAG
- a CDS encoding GNAT family N-acetyltransferase, giving the protein MADPKETKEKYTVRRFRSVDKENPDYGQARDWLRAVGFGFHEEQRSDDLIDKILAMYQADNRELTGVYVNDEPPLHALSPGFPVATFGTLENKLNVGFGQELRTRQITAVTVRGTHRRHGILRGMMTADLADARDDGLAMAALTASEGSIYGRFGFGVATFERSIKVDTGPRFRVRHEPVGRVEIADPKVLLELAPGIFDGVHRRTPGSIVRQDSYRHHVSGAMTRDGSEDKAIKCALHYAPDGTIDGYVSYKFAGWDSKPYTVEIVDLIAATDSGYLELWQFLGSIDLVDQVSWVDAPVEDPLAWSLVDGRCVASSDYRDMLWLRVLDVPAALSARRYGTDGRLVLKIRDALGFADGTWELASDGSVVTVRDASGGSQDVRPDLSMDVTDLGSVYLGAVSPVTLASAGRIREHTPGATVTAQHMFAVERPAHCLTHF; this is encoded by the coding sequence GTGGCTGATCCCAAGGAAACAAAAGAAAAATATACTGTTAGGCGCTTTCGTTCCGTCGACAAGGAGAACCCGGACTACGGACAAGCACGTGATTGGCTCCGGGCCGTCGGCTTTGGATTCCACGAGGAGCAACGAAGCGATGACCTTATCGACAAAATCCTCGCAATGTACCAAGCGGACAACCGCGAGCTGACGGGCGTTTACGTCAACGACGAACCTCCATTGCATGCGCTCAGCCCGGGATTTCCGGTGGCGACCTTTGGAACGTTGGAAAACAAGCTCAACGTTGGCTTCGGCCAGGAACTGCGGACACGCCAGATCACCGCCGTCACCGTCCGCGGCACGCACCGGCGCCACGGCATCCTGCGGGGGATGATGACCGCCGATCTTGCCGACGCCAGGGACGATGGCTTGGCCATGGCGGCACTGACGGCTTCCGAGGGATCCATCTACGGCCGTTTTGGATTTGGTGTCGCCACCTTTGAGCGGAGCATCAAGGTGGATACCGGTCCAAGATTCCGCGTTCGTCACGAGCCCGTTGGCCGGGTGGAAATCGCGGATCCCAAGGTCCTGCTCGAACTGGCGCCCGGGATTTTCGACGGCGTTCACCGGCGCACTCCCGGGTCGATCGTGCGCCAGGACTCCTACCGCCACCACGTGTCGGGAGCCATGACGCGCGACGGCAGCGAGGACAAAGCGATCAAATGTGCCCTCCACTATGCGCCGGACGGCACCATTGACGGCTACGTGTCCTACAAGTTCGCCGGCTGGGACTCGAAGCCGTACACCGTGGAAATCGTGGACCTCATCGCTGCCACCGATTCCGGGTATTTGGAACTGTGGCAGTTCCTGGGCAGCATCGACCTCGTTGACCAGGTCTCCTGGGTTGATGCGCCCGTCGAAGATCCGCTCGCGTGGTCCCTTGTGGACGGTCGTTGCGTCGCGTCGTCGGACTACCGCGACATGTTGTGGTTGCGTGTCCTGGACGTCCCTGCGGCTTTGTCAGCCCGCCGCTACGGCACCGACGGGCGTTTGGTCTTGAAAATCCGGGATGCGCTCGGCTTTGCCGACGGTACGTGGGAATTGGCGTCCGACGGCAGTGTGGTCACCGTCAGGGACGCCAGTGGCGGGAGCCAGGATGTGCGCCCGGATCTGAGCATGGACGTCACGGATCTGGGGTCTGTCTATTTGGGCGCCGTGAGTCCGGTAACCTTGGCTTCGGCAGGACGGATCCGGGAGCACACGCCGGGCGCAACAGTGACTGCCCAGCACATGTTTGCCGTTGAACGTCCAGCCCACTGCCTGACCCACTTCTAG
- the rpsA gene encoding 30S ribosomal protein S1 — translation MTITSTEKPGTPVVAINDIGTAEDFLAAVDATIKYFNDGDLVEGIVVKVDRDEVLLDIGYKTEGVIPSRELSIKHDVDPGDVVSVGDQVEALVLTKEDKEGRLILSKKRAQYERAWGDIEKVKEEDGVVTGTVIEVVKGGLILDIGLRGFLPASLVEMRRVRDLAPYIGQQIEAKIIELDKNRNNVVLSRRAWLEQTQSEVRSTFLNKLEKGQVRPGVVSSIVNFGAFVDLGGVDGLVHVSELSWKHIDHPSEVVEVGQEVTVEVLEVDLDRERVSLSLKATQEDPWQTFARTHALGQVVPGKVTKLVPFGAFVRVEDGIEGLVHISELAVRHVELAEQVVSVGDELFVKVIDIDLERRRISLSLKQANEGVDADSTEFDPALYGMAAEYDEEGNYKYPEGFDPESNEWLEGYETQRAAWEQQYADAQARWEAHKKQVTQHAADDAAAAASGESDSGTTSYSSEPAATESNAGTLASDEALAALREKLTGN, via the coding sequence ATGACCATCACCTCCACCGAGAAGCCCGGTACCCCCGTAGTCGCGATCAACGACATCGGTACCGCTGAGGACTTCCTCGCAGCTGTCGACGCCACCATCAAGTACTTCAACGATGGAGACCTCGTCGAAGGTATCGTCGTCAAGGTCGACCGCGACGAAGTTCTGCTCGACATCGGTTACAAGACCGAAGGTGTCATCCCTTCCCGTGAGCTTTCCATCAAGCACGACGTTGACCCCGGGGACGTCGTCTCCGTTGGCGATCAGGTCGAAGCCCTGGTGCTTACCAAGGAAGACAAAGAAGGCCGTCTGATCCTCTCCAAGAAGCGTGCTCAGTACGAGCGTGCCTGGGGCGACATCGAAAAGGTCAAGGAAGAAGACGGTGTTGTCACCGGTACCGTCATCGAGGTTGTCAAGGGTGGTCTTATCCTCGACATCGGTCTGCGCGGCTTCCTGCCCGCATCCCTCGTCGAGATGCGCCGTGTCCGTGACCTCGCTCCGTACATCGGTCAGCAGATCGAAGCCAAGATCATCGAGCTGGACAAGAACCGCAATAACGTTGTTCTTTCCCGCCGCGCATGGCTCGAGCAGACCCAGTCCGAGGTTCGCTCCACGTTCCTCAACAAGCTGGAAAAGGGCCAGGTTCGTCCCGGCGTCGTTTCCTCCATCGTCAACTTCGGTGCATTCGTGGACCTGGGCGGCGTAGACGGTCTGGTTCACGTTTCCGAGCTGTCTTGGAAGCACATCGACCACCCGTCCGAGGTTGTCGAGGTTGGCCAGGAAGTCACCGTCGAGGTTCTCGAAGTGGATCTGGACCGCGAGCGCGTGTCCCTGTCCCTCAAGGCTACGCAGGAAGACCCGTGGCAGACCTTCGCCCGCACCCACGCCCTCGGCCAGGTTGTCCCGGGTAAGGTCACCAAGCTGGTTCCGTTCGGTGCGTTCGTTCGCGTCGAAGACGGCATCGAAGGCCTCGTGCACATCTCCGAGCTGGCTGTCCGCCACGTTGAGCTTGCTGAGCAGGTCGTCTCCGTTGGTGACGAGCTCTTCGTCAAGGTCATCGACATCGACCTCGAGCGCCGCCGCATCTCCCTCTCCCTCAAGCAGGCTAATGAGGGCGTTGACGCTGACAGCACCGAGTTCGACCCGGCTCTGTACGGCATGGCCGCTGAGTACGACGAAGAGGGCAACTACAAGTACCCCGAGGGCTTCGACCCCGAGTCGAACGAATGGCTCGAGGGCTACGAGACGCAGCGCGCCGCTTGGGAGCAGCAGTACGCTGATGCCCAGGCACGCTGGGAGGCTCACAAGAAGCAGGTTACGCAGCACGCTGCTGACGACGCCGCTGCTGCCGCTTCCGGCGAGAGCGACTCGGGCACCACCAGCTACTCCTCCGAGCCGGCTGCTACCGAGTCCAACGCGGGCACCCTGGCATCCGACGAGGCCCTCGCCGCTCTGCGCGAGAAGCTGACCGGCAACTAA
- a CDS encoding polysaccharide deacetylase family protein has protein sequence MGEFAPGGPSTGQSVLPRRRSLLAVAAGLAATALAACGEPQAARARPAQASTPAQASTPVLEDVSQRPVVPETRPAVPSKAQLVTEFSGRKPVEWGLDVTGVVSKTASTHAVLTFDACGGPHGSDCDQRLLQTLRKLNVPATLFLNGRWIKANPGLAADLAADPLFELGNHGFQHRPLSVSGRSAYGIAGTSTVGEVYDEIMGNQEVMEQLCGKVPRFFRAGTAYYDDVAAAITRALQLVPVSFTVNGDGGATFPAPTVAAEVGKIGVGQGAGQIVISHFNQPAGGTAEGYARALPGLLDRGVTFARLGDTLTL, from the coding sequence ATGGGGGAATTCGCGCCGGGTGGACCGTCCACCGGCCAATCAGTGCTGCCTCGCCGGAGGTCGTTGCTGGCCGTGGCCGCAGGACTTGCGGCGACGGCCCTGGCTGCTTGCGGGGAACCGCAAGCAGCCAGGGCTCGTCCGGCCCAGGCTTCGACGCCGGCCCAGGCTTCGACGCCGGTCCTGGAGGATGTCAGCCAACGTCCGGTGGTGCCCGAAACGCGTCCGGCAGTCCCGTCAAAAGCGCAGCTTGTGACCGAATTCTCCGGGCGCAAACCCGTCGAATGGGGGCTTGATGTCACTGGAGTGGTTTCGAAAACAGCGTCCACACACGCGGTCTTGACGTTCGATGCCTGTGGTGGCCCCCACGGCTCGGACTGCGATCAACGCTTGCTCCAGACCCTGCGCAAGCTCAATGTCCCCGCCACGTTGTTCCTCAACGGGCGCTGGATCAAGGCCAATCCCGGGCTGGCTGCCGATCTCGCGGCTGATCCATTGTTCGAATTGGGCAATCACGGCTTCCAGCATCGGCCGCTATCGGTCAGTGGGCGTTCCGCTTACGGCATCGCGGGCACGTCCACCGTGGGCGAGGTGTATGACGAAATCATGGGAAACCAAGAGGTTATGGAGCAACTTTGCGGGAAAGTCCCCCGCTTCTTCAGGGCGGGAACCGCCTACTATGACGATGTCGCGGCCGCGATCACCCGCGCTCTGCAACTTGTTCCTGTGAGCTTCACCGTGAACGGCGACGGCGGTGCGACCTTCCCGGCCCCCACGGTGGCGGCGGAGGTGGGAAAAATCGGCGTAGGACAGGGCGCAGGCCAGATCGTGATCTCGCATTTCAACCAACCTGCCGGTGGAACCGCCGAGGGGTATGCGCGTGCCTTGCCGGGCTTGCTGGACCGCGGTGTGACGTTCGCGCGGCTCGGTGACACGCTGACGCTTTGA
- the coaE gene encoding dephospho-CoA kinase, which yields MLKIGLTGGIASGKSLVSTRLRELGAVLIDADALAREVVEPGTPGLARVMAEFGQDIVDAGGRLDRARLGTIVFAEPDRREALNAIVHPLVRERAAAMLATAKPGDVVVQDIPLLVETGQGSAFHLVLVVDAPDAERIRRMTEIRGMTDNDAVSRMAAQASRQERLVAADIVLDNSGSVEDMMGLVDTLWKERLAPFASNLAAGRAAPRTGAPALSPPNPDWPVQAGRLLARIRRASAEVLDADHIGSTAVPGLPAKDVIDLQVTVSSMEAADRIAPALGEAGFPLREASARDTPKPLDPDPAAWQKRFHSSADPGRPVNVHVRVVGSPGWRYALLFRDWLRANPDAARMYAEMKRGLAGTYAGDHRTVGYADAKEPWFTQVAWPLMDAWAASSGWRPPSYSVAQS from the coding sequence GTGCTGAAGATTGGACTCACCGGCGGGATCGCCTCCGGCAAATCGCTTGTTTCCACCCGGTTGAGGGAGCTGGGTGCCGTCTTGATCGACGCCGACGCTCTTGCCCGGGAGGTAGTGGAACCGGGCACCCCGGGCCTGGCCCGCGTCATGGCTGAGTTTGGCCAGGACATCGTCGACGCCGGTGGCCGCCTCGACCGGGCACGCCTCGGAACGATCGTGTTCGCCGAGCCGGATCGTCGCGAGGCGCTCAACGCGATCGTCCACCCCCTCGTCAGGGAACGGGCAGCCGCGATGCTTGCCACGGCAAAACCCGGAGACGTCGTGGTCCAGGACATTCCCCTCTTGGTCGAAACCGGACAGGGCAGCGCCTTCCATCTGGTGTTGGTGGTGGATGCGCCGGACGCGGAGCGCATCCGGCGCATGACGGAGATCCGAGGCATGACGGACAACGACGCTGTGTCCAGGATGGCCGCCCAAGCGAGCAGGCAAGAGCGGTTGGTTGCAGCGGACATCGTGTTGGACAACTCCGGAAGTGTCGAGGACATGATGGGGCTCGTGGACACCCTGTGGAAAGAACGCTTGGCGCCGTTTGCCAGCAATCTCGCAGCAGGCAGAGCGGCACCACGAACCGGCGCGCCCGCGCTGTCCCCGCCCAACCCCGACTGGCCGGTCCAGGCCGGGCGTTTGCTTGCGCGGATCCGGCGGGCGTCTGCGGAAGTGCTGGACGCGGACCATATCGGCTCGACAGCGGTACCCGGGCTTCCGGCCAAAGACGTCATCGACCTGCAAGTCACTGTGTCCTCGATGGAAGCCGCGGACCGGATAGCGCCGGCCTTGGGTGAAGCCGGATTCCCGTTGCGGGAAGCTTCCGCCCGCGACACACCCAAACCGCTGGACCCGGATCCCGCGGCATGGCAAAAGCGATTCCATTCCAGCGCGGATCCCGGACGGCCCGTCAACGTCCATGTCCGGGTAGTTGGAAGCCCTGGTTGGCGCTACGCCTTGTTGTTCCGGGACTGGCTCCGGGCGAACCCCGATGCCGCAAGAATGTATGCCGAGATGAAAAGGGGGCTTGCCGGGACGTACGCCGGCGACCATCGCACCGTGGGGTATGCGGATGCCAAGGAACCATGGTTTACCCAGGTAGCCTGGCCGCTCATGGATGCCTGGGCCGCGAGCAGCGGGTGGCGGCCGCCGTCGTACTCCGTGGCGCAAAGCTAG
- a CDS encoding hotdog fold thioesterase, which yields MMDNFTPGPFTDELNAAGVPQELHGWLSRYGVGSLVAKMGITFLELGPERTVATMPVEGNTQVAGILHGGAHVVLAETLGSFAAALHAGAGRHVVGIEVGATHHRSVASGLVTGTCTAIHLGGTLATHEIVMTDEHGRRLSTARITNMIRENQRH from the coding sequence ATGATGGACAATTTCACGCCGGGCCCATTCACTGACGAGCTCAATGCAGCCGGCGTTCCGCAGGAGTTACATGGTTGGCTTTCGCGCTATGGCGTGGGCTCGCTCGTGGCGAAGATGGGCATCACATTCCTTGAACTGGGCCCGGAACGGACCGTTGCCACCATGCCGGTGGAAGGCAACACCCAAGTTGCCGGCATCCTCCACGGCGGAGCCCATGTGGTCCTCGCCGAAACCTTGGGCTCCTTCGCAGCGGCCTTGCATGCGGGAGCCGGACGCCACGTGGTGGGGATCGAGGTGGGTGCAACCCACCACCGTTCGGTAGCAAGCGGCCTGGTCACCGGCACATGCACAGCCATCCACTTGGGCGGGACGCTCGCCACCCACGAAATCGTCATGACCGACGAGCACGGGCGCCGCTTGTCGACGGCCCGGATCACCAACATGATCCGGGAGAATCAGCGCCACTGA
- the polA gene encoding DNA polymerase I yields MAFRAFYALPAENFATSSGQHTNAVHGFTSMLINLIKDQKPTHVAVAFDVSDDTTFRKAEYSEYKGGRNETPAEFRGQIDLIDQVMAAWGIKTIKMPGYEADDILATLAARGESAGYEVLLVSGDRDAFQLITDNVFVLYPKQGVSNIPRMDAAAIEEKYFVPPSRYSDLAALVGESADNLPGVPGVGPKTAAKWINLYGGLDGILENLDSIGGKVGGALKENLDAVKRNRRLNQLLSNLELPVTLAELEEPRPNRQEVEALFDTLEFRTLRARLFALYGDDTAGAPPETIEAPAYAVLDEAGALEAFFAAGAGSRAAVAVQLVPGRIGDDAAAVAVVRSNGAAYIDLSSLDAAADAVLAKWLRDPEEAKVMHEFKSALKALHYRGLGLEGVVDDTSISGYLIQPDRRSYELAELAQHHLRITLATAATQSGQLELELGDGPDGAAAAALVQEAAVVHALSKHFESELAERKAEALLTTLELPVARVLAQMELAGIAISLDRLNEQLADLSKVIDNAQEQAFAAIGHEVNLGSPKQLQTVLFEELGLPKTKKIKSGYTTDAASLKALLEKTGHEFLVQLMAHRESSKLAQMLETLKKSVAEDGRIHTTYAQNVAATGRISSNNPNLQNIPVRSEEGKRVRGIFVVSEGYECLLSADYSQIEMRIMAHLSGDQGLIQAYKEGEDLHRYVGSHIFNVAPEDVTSAMRSKVKAMSYGLAYGLTSFGLSKQLEISVDEARTLMKDYFDRFGAVRDYLRGVVEQARIDGYTSTIEGRRRYLPDLTSTDRQHREIAERIALNSPIQGSAADLMKRAMLGVSAELTSQGLTSRILLQVHDELVLEVAHGEREAVEKLVAEQMGSAAQLTVPLDVQLGVGSSWYEAGH; encoded by the coding sequence ATGGCATTCCGGGCGTTCTATGCCTTGCCTGCAGAGAATTTCGCCACGTCCTCGGGACAGCACACCAACGCCGTGCACGGATTCACCTCGATGCTGATCAACCTCATCAAGGACCAGAAACCCACCCACGTGGCGGTCGCCTTCGACGTCTCGGATGACACCACCTTCCGCAAGGCCGAATACAGCGAATACAAGGGTGGTCGCAATGAAACCCCGGCCGAATTCCGTGGACAGATAGATCTCATCGACCAGGTCATGGCGGCTTGGGGCATCAAGACCATCAAGATGCCCGGCTACGAGGCGGACGATATCCTGGCCACCCTCGCCGCCCGGGGCGAGTCCGCAGGTTACGAAGTCCTCTTGGTTTCGGGAGACCGGGACGCCTTCCAGCTGATCACGGACAATGTGTTCGTGCTGTACCCGAAGCAGGGTGTTTCCAACATCCCGCGCATGGACGCGGCGGCCATCGAAGAAAAGTACTTCGTTCCGCCGTCGCGCTACTCCGACCTCGCCGCGCTCGTGGGGGAGTCGGCGGACAATCTCCCGGGCGTCCCAGGCGTCGGTCCCAAGACCGCTGCCAAGTGGATCAATCTTTACGGCGGCCTGGACGGGATCCTGGAAAACCTGGATTCGATCGGCGGCAAAGTCGGCGGTGCGCTCAAAGAAAACCTCGATGCCGTCAAACGCAACCGTCGCCTCAACCAGCTGCTGAGCAACCTTGAGCTCCCGGTGACACTCGCCGAACTGGAAGAACCGCGTCCCAACCGCCAAGAGGTCGAGGCCCTGTTCGATACCCTTGAGTTCAGGACGCTCCGTGCCCGGCTGTTCGCGCTGTATGGCGATGACACCGCCGGAGCGCCCCCGGAAACCATCGAAGCGCCCGCCTATGCGGTCCTGGACGAAGCCGGCGCCTTGGAAGCCTTTTTCGCTGCCGGTGCGGGGAGCCGAGCGGCAGTCGCAGTGCAGTTGGTTCCGGGGCGGATTGGCGACGACGCCGCTGCCGTTGCCGTGGTGCGGTCCAACGGAGCCGCCTACATTGACCTTTCAAGCTTGGACGCGGCGGCGGATGCCGTCCTGGCCAAGTGGCTGCGGGACCCCGAAGAAGCCAAGGTCATGCACGAATTCAAGTCCGCGCTGAAGGCCCTGCACTACCGGGGTCTTGGCCTGGAAGGCGTGGTGGATGACACTTCCATCTCGGGCTACCTGATCCAGCCGGATCGCCGCAGCTACGAACTGGCCGAACTCGCCCAGCACCATTTGCGGATCACTCTCGCCACGGCAGCTACGCAAAGTGGCCAACTGGAGCTTGAGCTCGGTGACGGGCCGGACGGGGCCGCGGCTGCCGCGCTCGTCCAGGAGGCCGCCGTCGTGCACGCACTGAGCAAGCACTTCGAAAGCGAGCTGGCCGAACGCAAGGCCGAAGCCCTCCTGACCACGCTGGAGCTGCCTGTCGCGCGGGTTCTGGCCCAGATGGAACTTGCGGGTATCGCCATCTCGCTGGACCGCCTGAACGAACAGCTGGCGGACCTCTCCAAGGTGATCGACAACGCGCAGGAGCAGGCGTTCGCCGCGATCGGCCACGAAGTCAACCTAGGCTCGCCCAAGCAACTGCAGACCGTCCTCTTCGAGGAACTTGGCTTGCCGAAGACAAAGAAGATCAAGTCCGGCTACACCACAGACGCTGCCTCGTTGAAGGCCCTCCTGGAGAAGACCGGCCACGAGTTCCTGGTCCAGCTCATGGCCCACCGTGAATCTTCCAAGCTGGCGCAGATGTTGGAGACGCTCAAGAAATCAGTGGCCGAGGATGGCCGCATCCACACCACGTACGCACAAAACGTCGCGGCCACAGGGCGTATTTCCTCGAACAATCCCAACCTGCAGAACATCCCCGTGCGTAGTGAGGAAGGCAAGCGCGTCCGGGGGATCTTCGTGGTCAGCGAAGGCTATGAATGCCTGTTGTCCGCTGACTACTCGCAGATCGAAATGCGTATCATGGCGCATCTCTCCGGAGACCAGGGGCTTATCCAGGCCTACAAGGAGGGCGAGGACCTGCACCGCTATGTGGGCTCGCACATCTTCAATGTGGCTCCGGAAGACGTCACCAGTGCCATGCGTTCCAAGGTCAAGGCCATGTCGTATGGACTGGCCTACGGGCTGACCTCGTTTGGCCTGTCGAAGCAACTGGAAATCTCGGTCGACGAAGCCAGGACCCTCATGAAGGACTACTTCGACCGCTTCGGCGCAGTGCGCGACTACCTGCGCGGCGTGGTCGAGCAAGCCAGGATCGATGGCTACACCTCCACGATCGAAGGCCGGCGCCGGTATCTTCCGGACCTGACCAGCACGGACCGCCAACACCGGGAGATCGCCGAACGCATTGCGTTGAACTCGCCGATCCAGGGTTCGGCTGCGGATCTCATGAAGCGGGCGATGCTCGGAGTTTCAGCAGAGTTGACCAGCCAGGGGCTCACATCGCGGATCCTGTTGCAGGTCCATGACGAACTCGTGCTCGAGGTAGCCCACGGCGAACGCGAAGCGGTCGAAAAGCTCGTGGCCGAACAAATGGGGTCGGCGGCCCAGCTGACGGTGCCCCTGGATGTGCAGCTCGGGGTCGGCTCCAGTTGGTACGAAGCCGGGCACTAG
- a CDS encoding inorganic phosphate transporter yields the protein MGITFMVALVIALALFFDFTNGFHDTANAMATPIATGAIKPKTAVALAAVLNLVGAFLSTEVARTISGGLIREGTDGIHITPEIIFAGLMGAVLWNMFTWLKGLPSSSSHALFGGLIGAAIVGIGFHAVNFDTVLQKVILPAVFSPLLAGAVAYLCTKLAYALTSRHDPETGDKLAQKRGGFRTGQIFTSSLVALAHGTNDAQKTMGIITLVLIAAGTQPAGSGPQLWVIGACALAIAIGTYAGGWRIIRTMGSGLTDVKPAQGFSAEASTASAILASSHLGFALSTTQVASGSVIGSGLGRKGTTVRWGTAGRIATGWLFTLPAAAIVGGLTAFLIGTGSVGVAIAAIVGTGVVVYMFIYSRKSHVGHHNAVEVEEAGTAVRFRKKQTVKQSLGKSKSKDIQA from the coding sequence GTGGGAATCACCTTCATGGTCGCGCTTGTTATAGCGCTGGCCTTATTTTTTGACTTCACCAACGGGTTCCACGACACGGCGAACGCCATGGCCACTCCAATCGCAACGGGGGCCATCAAGCCCAAGACGGCTGTTGCCCTGGCCGCGGTCCTCAACCTCGTAGGCGCGTTCTTGTCGACCGAAGTGGCGAGGACCATTTCCGGAGGCCTTATCCGTGAAGGCACGGACGGTATCCACATCACCCCCGAGATCATCTTCGCCGGACTGATGGGAGCCGTCCTGTGGAACATGTTTACTTGGCTCAAGGGGCTGCCGTCGAGTTCTTCCCACGCGCTTTTCGGCGGCCTGATAGGTGCGGCGATCGTTGGCATCGGCTTCCATGCCGTCAACTTCGATACCGTGCTCCAGAAGGTCATTCTTCCGGCCGTCTTCTCCCCGCTGCTCGCCGGTGCCGTGGCCTATCTGTGTACCAAACTGGCCTACGCCCTGACGTCCCGGCACGACCCCGAAACCGGTGACAAGCTGGCCCAGAAGCGCGGCGGATTCCGCACCGGCCAGATCTTCACCTCCAGTCTTGTAGCCTTGGCCCACGGCACCAACGACGCTCAAAAGACCATGGGGATCATCACCCTCGTCCTGATCGCCGCCGGAACCCAGCCCGCCGGCAGCGGCCCGCAGCTCTGGGTCATCGGTGCCTGCGCACTCGCCATCGCCATCGGAACCTACGCTGGCGGCTGGCGCATCATCCGGACCATGGGCTCCGGGCTGACCGACGTCAAGCCGGCCCAAGGTTTTTCTGCGGAGGCCAGCACCGCCTCGGCGATCCTTGCGTCTTCCCATCTCGGCTTCGCGCTGTCCACCACGCAGGTGGCCTCCGGTTCGGTCATCGGCTCGGGACTCGGACGTAAAGGCACGACGGTCCGCTGGGGAACAGCGGGTCGTATCGCCACTGGCTGGCTCTTCACCCTCCCCGCCGCCGCCATCGTGGGCGGCCTGACCGCTTTCCTCATCGGAACCGGCTCCGTCGGCGTGGCGATCGCCGCGATCGTGGGCACCGGCGTCGTCGTCTACATGTTCATTTACTCGAGGAAGTCGCACGTGGGCCACCACAACGCGGTGGAAGTCGAGGAGGCCGGCACTGCCGTCCGCTTCCGCAAGAAGCAGACTGTTAAACAAAGTCTGGGCAAGAGCAAAAGTAAGGACATCCAGGCATGA
- a CDS encoding dihydrofolate reductase family protein — translation MSEFQYYVASSLDGFIATHEDDLGWLLQFEEAEGVTESYEDFMTGIGCVVMGGQTYRWLMEHEAGTWPYPGIPCWIFTHREYSAPAGADVTFVRGEVEEFASDLLSDAGEKNVWLVGGGNLVAQFAKAGLLDEMIVTLIPVALGSGKRLLPVESPTASLELLSCRTLGGAAVELRYRFPGRAR, via the coding sequence ATGTCGGAATTCCAGTACTACGTGGCATCCTCGCTTGACGGATTCATCGCCACCCATGAGGACGATCTCGGCTGGCTGCTCCAGTTCGAAGAAGCCGAAGGCGTCACCGAAAGTTACGAAGACTTCATGACGGGCATCGGCTGCGTTGTCATGGGCGGCCAGACGTACCGCTGGCTCATGGAACATGAAGCCGGCACGTGGCCCTACCCCGGTATCCCCTGTTGGATCTTCACCCACCGCGAATATTCCGCGCCCGCGGGAGCGGATGTCACGTTCGTGCGTGGTGAGGTCGAGGAGTTTGCATCGGACCTGCTTTCCGACGCCGGCGAGAAGAACGTATGGCTGGTTGGCGGTGGAAACCTCGTCGCCCAGTTCGCCAAGGCGGGACTGTTGGACGAGATGATCGTCACCCTGATCCCCGTCGCGCTGGGTTCCGGCAAGCGTCTCCTGCCAGTCGAGAGCCCGACGGCGTCGCTTGAGTTGCTCTCGTGCCGCACCCTTGGCGGCGCGGCAGTGGAGCTGCGGTATAGGTTCCCCGGACGGGCTCGTTGA